The genomic region AGGTAGATTTCCCTGCCCCATTCTCTCCGCAAATGGCATGTATCTCGCCCTCCGTTACCTGCAGGTTTACATCATCAAGTGCTATGACACCAGGAAATTCTTTAGTAATATGCCTCATTTCCAGCAATATTTTTCCCATACACTACCCCTATAATGTTCAGGCAGGTATATACCTGCCTGAACAGTCTTTCCGCATTACCTGCAAGTTTTACAGACCAAGTTGCTCCTTGGTATAATAACCGGAGTCAACAAGCAATTGCTGATAATTGTCTATGGATGCATAAACAGGAGTGCACAGATATGTCGGAATGATACCAGAACCGTTATCATAGCTCTTGGTATCATTGATTTCAGGCTGTCCGCCCTTCATGAGGGCATCGACCATTGTCACGACCTTGCTGGCAAGTGTCCTTGTATCCTTGAACACACTCATGGACTGTTCGCCCTTGATCATGTTCTTGACAGAAGTCACATCGCAGTCCTGACCGGTAAGGAACGGGAAGTTATCCTTTGTATATCCGGCATCGACCAAAGCATTGGATATACCCTGGGCAACACTGTCATTTGAAGAAAGGACAGCATCAAGCTTCTGGGCATTCGGACCATACCCACAGCTGGTAATCAGATTTTCCATTCTCTGCTGTGCTGATTCAGTGCTCCAGTTCGGAGTTGAACATTGTTCTTTACCTGTCTGTCCGGACAAGCAGACAATCTTTCCACTGTCAAGATATGGCTTCAGGATAGACATAGCACCGCCCCAGAAGTAGACACAGTTGTTGTCATCAGGAGCACCGGTGAAGAATTCCATATAGGCAGGAGTCGTACGGTTGTCAAGGTCAAGCTTGTCTTTCAGGAACTGTCCCTGGATGACTCCGACACCGTAATTATCGAACGTTGCATAATATGAAACAGCATCACTGTTCATGATCAGCCTATCATAGGCAATGACAGGAATATTCTTTTCCTTGGCGCCCTTGAGTACTTCTGTCAAGGCAGATCCATCAATTGATGCAATGACAAGAGCAGCATCATTGTTCATGATCATATTCTCAACCTGATTGACCTGTGTCGGAATATCATTGTCACCAGCATACTGAAGGTCAACTGCATAGCCAGCCGCTTCAAGTTCTTTCTTCATGTTGGCTCCATCCTGATTCCACCTTTGCAAGCTTTTGGTCGGCATAGAAACACCGATACGCTTCTTTGCAGCACCGGAAGCAGCCTGTTCAGTTCCCCCCTGGGCAAACAGAAGAGTCCCTGCAGCAATGCCAAACAAAGCAACCATTAGGATTTTTTTCATCATTATCCTCCTTTTGGATATATAGGTATCTACTGCACCACAGCTCCTAACATGCCATGATGCGTATACGCAAAAAATATATGTGTCCGAGCACGAAAATTATCATAAACATCAGCTTCAATCGGTCTCCCCCCAAAACCAATCCTTTTTAGGACATCAGTTCCTAAACATAAAATTCAAGGGAAAATTAAACTTGCCGACCCTATGAAACATTATATACTACAGACAGATTCCGAACATCGGAAGGGCACCCCGCCTCCCGATATGCTTTTCCAACTCACCGATGCAATAGAAGCCATTTCTTTGCAACTGCATCGGAAAACTGCCCTCCCTTCGCCCCGAAATCACATGAACCGAATATGGATACATTCCATATAATGTAAGTTTCTCTCAGAATTTTGTTCCCGTACATTCAAAATTTTATGATATTTCTTAATATTTTTTCGATTTTGCCTTTCTGCACTCCTCTAGACTATGGATAGATGTAAAAAACATCACGGAAAATTATTCTTTACCAAACACAGGAACAGCAAGCAACATTCCCTGATACCATGCTATCGAAAAACCCACATAGATCTGCAAGCAATAAGATTTTCCTTTATATAAAGGGAAAAATGACTTATACTTTTCACATCATAAGGAGGTCATTTTGCACATAAAAAACAAAGTGTTAAAATGGTATTTTACTACTAACTTATTGTATCGGATTCTTGCCGGAATGATTATAGGTGCCATATTGGGACTTATCTTCGGACAGCACATTCTTTGGATAGCTCCCTTTGGTTCCCTATTTGTCAGACTGCTGAAGATGATCGTCATGCCGATCATCATCTCAACTCTGATTTGTGGTGCAGCATCAATCAGCCCAGCTACCTTAGGCAAAGTCGGTATCCGCATTGTTCTGATTTATCTGCTTACTTCCGCTTTTGCAGTATTCATCGGCCTTCTCTCCGGTGTCATATTCCATCCCAGCGCAGACTTGAATGGTTTTGCATTGGCTTCCGTAGCAGGCAAGCAGGCAGCTTCTGTTTCTCTTTCCGATACTTTGCTTGGCATCGTCCCGACGAATGTCTTCTCATCCATCGTACAGTCTCAGGTATTGCCTGTCATATTCTTTTCAATTCTCTTCGGGCTAGGGATTTCCTATCTCACTACAAGCAAAGATGAAAAGATCAAGAAATCCGGTGATACAATGCTCAGTTTCTTCAACGGAGTTTCTCAAGTCATGACAAACATGGTAGGAGGCATCATGCAATACGCTCCTATAGGTGTGCTTGCCCTGATTGCCGAAGTATTCGCAAAACAAGGTGCAAAGATCGTCGGTTCCCTTGGTATGGTCACCGTTGCATGCTTCAGCGGCTATCTGCTTCAGATCCTGTTGGTCTATGTAGGAATGATCACGCTCTTTGGTCTCAATCCACGCAAATTCTGGCATGAAGCAAAGAACCCGTTTGTAACAGGATTAGGTACCCGTTCTTCCTATGGCACACTTCCCGTAACCATGCAAGCAGCAGAAAACTTAGGCGTTTCAAAAGATATCTATAGTTTTTCTCTTCCTCTTGGAGCTACGATCAACATGGATGGTACTGCAATCTATCAAGGAGTCTGTGCCACTTTCATTTGTCTGACGGCAACAGGAGCTCCTCTTACACCAACCCAGATGGGTATCGTCATCCTGACAGCTACCCTCATGTCCATCGGGACAGCAGGAGTTCCCGGTGCAGGAGCACTGATGCTTCTGATGGTTCTTGATTCAATCGGATTGAAAGTTGAAGCAGGTACGGCAGTTGCCGCTGCTTATGCAATGATTCTCGGGATTGATGCCATATTGGATATGGGACGTACAGCATTGAATGTCACAGGAGATCTGGCTTCCACTTCATGCGTAGCAAAATCTCTGGGACAAATTGACGAAAAGAAATTCAATAAAATCAAATAATTTGTCAACCTAAAGGCAACAGGTTCTTTTTCATCTTGGAAAGGAGCCTGTTTTTTTTCCCTTCAAGCCGTTTCGCTACGTTTTCTCCAGGCTTATGTTTTCGATTTATTTGCTGTCACCGACATTGGGTCTACATTTGAAACAAATTGAACTTGCCTAAGGAAGAGGAATTGCACGATATTTTTCGAAAACAAAAAGTTTCTGCAAATATTGCAACTTCAATGCAACTTTATATAAAAATTATCAACATTGTATAAAGTTTAGCAAAATATCGTCTTATACGTTGCAAAATCTAAAAATTGAAATAATTATCGCAATAATACAAATTAATATATACTTTTTTCATACTTTCTTCACATTTATCTGATTTTTCATTGGTAATATTTGCAAAAATAAAAAATTATTTTGCAATATAATGAAATATGAGTTAAAATATTGCAAAACACAAGGAGGACCAAAATGAAAAAGGTATTCAGTTTGGTTATGATCGGAATTCTTGCTGCTTCTGCCGTGTTTGCCCAAGGTAGCGGTGAAGGGCAGTCAGGAGCAAAAAAAGTAAAATTGACTATTGCGGGAAGGGACGGTGCCTATGGAGATGCCATGCAGATTGCAGTCAATGACTATATGGCACAACATCCGAATGTTGATATCGAACTGTTGAAACTTTCAGGCAGCAGCCTCTTCGAGAAGACAGTCATTGATATCAAGACCCAGACAGGAACATACGACATCATATTGATTGATGATACCAACGTCACACAATTCCAGAAATCAGGCTGGTTGGTCGATTTGGACAACTTGTATAAAGAAGAAGGAAAGACTGTGGATTCTGACCTGATTCCATCCACAGTAAAACTGGGACGTTATCCATATGCGGACAATGGTACACTCTTTGCCATGCCGATCGTAGGAAATGTTGAACTGTTCGCCTACAGAAAGGACCTGATGGCAAAATATGGTTATGAGAACCCAACGACCTATTCACAGATTCTGGAAGCCGTGAAAAAAATTGATGCAGGAGAAAAGGGTGTGGACGGAGTTGTCTTCAGAGGAGTCAAAGGCAATCCGATCGTAACAGGTTTCCTCCCAATATTCTGGGCTTTCGGCGGGCATGTACTTGATGCAGATGGAAACGTCACATTTGACTCACCGCAAGCACGTGCAGCAATGAACTATTTCCTTGAATTGGCAAAATATGCACCGGAAGGTGTATCCATGTACCAGTCTACACAAGTCAAGGATGCTATCTATGCCGGCACAGCTGCAGTAGCTACTGAAGTATGGCCCGGTTGGATCGGAGAACTTGAGAATCCTGAAAAGTCCAAGGTTGTCGGAAAGGTAGCAGTCGTAAAAAGCCCAGGAGAAAAAGTCAATGCATCATCCATGCTTGGCGTTTGGCTTGCCGCAATCCCTACGACTTCCCAACATCAGAAAGCAGCTTTCGATTTCCTGCAGTTCCTGACAAGCAAGGACATGCAGTCAAAGATGTCTCTTGAAACAGGTGTACCGCCTACAAGGGTTTCTGTATTCAAGGAAGAAGCACAACAGGCCAAGTATCCTTGGTACACTGCTCAGTTGGATGCACTTGAAAATGGTGTTGCAAGACCAAGATCGGTAAAATGGAAGGAAATTGAAGACCAATTGGGTACAGTCCTTCAGGAAGCAATCCTCGGCAACTATGATGCGAAGCAAGCTGTTGCTGAAGCCACAAAGGACATAAAGTCAGTATTGGAATAGACTGAAAATTTACTTTTCAGGACAGGATACATATAGGTATCCTGTCCTATATTGTCAATATTGACGTAACAAAAGGACCATATACCGATGAAACAACTCAATTCACGAAGGGACAGTTCTGCATTTTTCTATTGGCTCATGCTCCCTACCGTACTCGTCATTGCGATACTTACCATCTATCCATTGATCAGAGTATTTACTTTGTCTTTCTACAAATATAACTTCATAAGTGATACACCGACTTACATCGGTACAAAGAACTATGCAACCATTACCCATGACGCACTTTTCTGGCAATCATTGAAAAACACACTTGTATTTTCCATGCTTGCAACATTTTTTGAAGTATTTTTCGGAACCGTACTGGCAATTGTCTTCCAGCGGAAATTCAAACATAAGCAATTGTTCATGACATTGATCATATTTCCCATGATGCTTTCTACAATGGTCATCTGTGCCATCTGGCGCGTCATGTACCACTACGATATCGGTCTTTTCAACTATCTGCTTACCGCTCTTAGCATGCAAAAAGTCGGCTGGCTGATTTCTCCTGACCAAGCACTTTACTCAATTGTCTATGTAGATATCTGGCAATGGACACCTTTCTGTTTTTTATTGGCGCAGGCAGCCATGTCTTCGATTGACGAATATCTCTATGAAGCAGCTGCAATAGATGGGGCAACCTTTTCCCAAAGTTTAAGGAAAATAACCCTTCCGCTCATAAGGCCACAGATATATCTGCTGATTACATTGAGAATCATCGATACATTCAAGCTCTACGGCAAGGTGTATGCATTGACTATGGGAGGCCCAGGCAATGCAACTGAGACACTGTCTTTCTACATTTATAGGGAAGGTTTTTCCTATTTCAACCTTGGACGCTCTTCCACTGCGTCTATACTGACGCTCGTCATCGTCAGCCTTATCGCAAGCCTGTCAGTCAGACAGTCATTGAAGGACATCTAAGATGCAGAACCATTATTCCAAGACATCAACAATCCTATTCAGGGTACTTGTATGCATATTGCTTGTCATAACGCTGTTCCCGATCTATTGGATCATCAACACCTCGTTCAAGGGATCTTTGGAAGTGGTATCACCTATACCGACATTTTTCCCTCATAAACCGACATTGGAAAATTTTACAAATGTGCTTACTTCGGGATTCTGGGGAAATCTGCTCAATTCACTGATCGTTACCGTCTGTGCAACGCTGCTTTCACTTGTCCTTGCCTACTGCAGTTCCTATGCACTGGTCAGGCATAATTTTCCCCTGAAATTCAATCTTGTATTCCTCATCTGGATACTCATCGTCAAGGTACTCCCACCTGTCGTACTTGCGATACCGCTCTATATGATGCTCAACTTCTTCAAGCTGATCAATCATCTCAGCGCATTGATCATAGTATACCAAGTCTACACCTTGCCATACTGCATCTGGATGATCTTTGGATTCCTCAAGGCAGTACCCAAGGAATATGAGGAAGCTGCCCTGATCGACGGAGCAAGCAGAAGCTACATACTCTTCAGGATCGTCATGCCTTTGGTCCGGGCCGGCTTGATCGCAACTTCCATATTTGCCGCAATCACAGCCTGGGATGAATTCCTGTTTGCCTTGCTGTTCATCAGGACACCGGCAAAGCTGACACTGCCATTGGTCATAGTCAACTATATCGGAGAGTATGAAACACTCTGGGGCGAACTCATGGCGATCGGCTTGTTCACGGCAATTCCTATGCTTCTGTTTACGAACTTCGTGTATAAATACT from Spirochaetia bacterium harbors:
- a CDS encoding sugar-binding protein, producing MPTKSLQRWNQDGANMKKELEAAGYAVDLQYAGDNDIPTQVNQVENMIMNNDAALVIASIDGSALTEVLKGAKEKNIPVIAYDRLIMNSDAVSYYATFDNYGVGVIQGQFLKDKLDLDNRTTPAYMEFFTGAPDDNNCVYFWGGAMSILKPYLDSGKIVCLSGQTGKEQCSTPNWSTESAQQRMENLITSCGYGPNAQKLDAVLSSNDSVAQGISNALVDAGYTKDNFPFLTGQDCDVTSVKNMIKGEQSMSVFKDTRTLASKVVTMVDALMKGGQPEINDTKSYDNGSGIIPTYLCTPVYASIDNYQQLLVDSGYYTKEQLGL
- a CDS encoding dicarboxylate/amino acid:cation symporter; translation: MIIGAILGLIFGQHILWIAPFGSLFVRLLKMIVMPIIISTLICGAASISPATLGKVGIRIVLIYLLTSAFAVFIGLLSGVIFHPSADLNGFALASVAGKQAASVSLSDTLLGIVPTNVFSSIVQSQVLPVIFFSILFGLGISYLTTSKDEKIKKSGDTMLSFFNGVSQVMTNMVGGIMQYAPIGVLALIAEVFAKQGAKIVGSLGMVTVACFSGYLLQILLVYVGMITLFGLNPRKFWHEAKNPFVTGLGTRSSYGTLPVTMQAAENLGVSKDIYSFSLPLGATINMDGTAIYQGVCATFICLTATGAPLTPTQMGIVILTATLMSIGTAGVPGAGALMLLMVLDSIGLKVEAGTAVAAAYAMILGIDAILDMGRTALNVTGDLASTSCVAKSLGQIDEKKFNKIK
- a CDS encoding extracellular solute-binding protein, whose translation is MKKVFSLVMIGILAASAVFAQGSGEGQSGAKKVKLTIAGRDGAYGDAMQIAVNDYMAQHPNVDIELLKLSGSSLFEKTVIDIKTQTGTYDIILIDDTNVTQFQKSGWLVDLDNLYKEEGKTVDSDLIPSTVKLGRYPYADNGTLFAMPIVGNVELFAYRKDLMAKYGYENPTTYSQILEAVKKIDAGEKGVDGVVFRGVKGNPIVTGFLPIFWAFGGHVLDADGNVTFDSPQARAAMNYFLELAKYAPEGVSMYQSTQVKDAIYAGTAAVATEVWPGWIGELENPEKSKVVGKVAVVKSPGEKVNASSMLGVWLAAIPTTSQHQKAAFDFLQFLTSKDMQSKMSLETGVPPTRVSVFKEEAQQAKYPWYTAQLDALENGVARPRSVKWKEIEDQLGTVLQEAILGNYDAKQAVAEATKDIKSVLE
- a CDS encoding sugar ABC transporter permease; amino-acid sequence: MKQLNSRRDSSAFFYWLMLPTVLVIAILTIYPLIRVFTLSFYKYNFISDTPTYIGTKNYATITHDALFWQSLKNTLVFSMLATFFEVFFGTVLAIVFQRKFKHKQLFMTLIIFPMMLSTMVICAIWRVMYHYDIGLFNYLLTALSMQKVGWLISPDQALYSIVYVDIWQWTPFCFLLAQAAMSSIDEYLYEAAAIDGATFSQSLRKITLPLIRPQIYLLITLRIIDTFKLYGKVYALTMGGPGNATETLSFYIYREGFSYFNLGRSSTASILTLVIVSLIASLSVRQSLKDI
- a CDS encoding carbohydrate ABC transporter permease; its protein translation is MQNHYSKTSTILFRVLVCILLVITLFPIYWIINTSFKGSLEVVSPIPTFFPHKPTLENFTNVLTSGFWGNLLNSLIVTVCATLLSLVLAYCSSYALVRHNFPLKFNLVFLIWILIVKVLPPVVLAIPLYMMLNFFKLINHLSALIIVYQVYTLPYCIWMIFGFLKAVPKEYEEAALIDGASRSYILFRIVMPLVRAGLIATSIFAAITAWDEFLFALLFIRTPAKLTLPLVIVNYIGEYETLWGELMAIGLFTAIPMLLFTNFVYKYYTQGFSMNLK